The DNA region ACGGTATGTTCTGGTGTCTTTCCCCTTTTGAAAAGTAGAAACGGGCCTCTGTGTGTCGTTGAGTACTAAAAGTTCCTAGAAACTTTGATCAACTTAAAAAAGTTcagcatgaaataaaaaaatttatttgtcaGGAACTGTTTGTAGTATCGATTATGACAGTGAAATAAAGttgtttgtatatatatatataaatatttttttcaagtaaagtttcttttttaaaaactttattccaCACTGCATAATTATGCTCAATTtcaatcacttttttttaaagaattgattttaatatttatttcgTTTAAGGTTTAATAAGTTTgacaaacttgattttttttatcactctaaagaagttttttatttctcttcgATTCAAGTACCATCTAGCCATCCATTTGTGCACAGAAAAAACACATGATGTGTGAAATGCACCATTTTATGATCGTACATGAagaacattcagacaaaacctTGAGTAATAACCCAATTACACAAATGTGAAGTTCTGTCACAAATCGCCTGCCTATCTTTTCATGTAGCTCAGGTTACTTAGAAGGAAGAGGATGCAGGACTGTTTATACAAAAATTCAGAAACAATATGAGgaactaaaatatgtttaaatccTGTTTTGATTTCTGCCAGATTTAAACCGTAAATCTGTCCGAGCCACAAAGGCAACAAAAACCCACAGCCGTGGGGTCAGGCACAAATGCAAATATTCATCTGTAATCTGCTTTCCTTGTTTGTCCAGGTTGGTTTGCCTGTTCTTGAAACGAGGAGCAGACTACAACGCCCGAGACAAGAACGACAAAGACCCCATAACCATCGCCGTGGACAACGCAAACGCAGACATCGTCACTCTGTAAGCGCTCGTGTGAAGAGAAACTCCGCAATCCGGCGCAGACAGACGCCGTTCTCACTGCGCCCTCTTACTTACCTTTCAGGCTGAGGATCGCCAAGATGAACAAAGAGATGCGGGAGATGGACGGAGCCTTCGGCCAATCAGGTCCGCTTCCAGCGGGGCAGGAATGCGGGGCGGTGGTGGGTGGGGCGAGAGGTGGGCGGGGTCACGCCCGGAAGAGAATCCAGGccaaaatgaatcaaataagCGACTGGGCTTTAGGAGGGGTGGAACGATTAGCAGAGCTGAAATCAGACCTTAAAACATGAACaatgtggcaaaaaaatatttatattcaattCAAACCAAACAGTAGAGATGAAAGGAAATGTAGGGATCCTATCCTAAGAAGATCCTTGTGAATCACATTGTGAATATTAAAAGTGTTCACTCTGCCATTAAAATGCCAGATTTTTGTGATATGAAACAGAAATGCATGATTCAAAACCTTCCCACCTTTGATTTGATGGATATTCTGTacattacaattaaaaaataatcacctAGTCGATGCAAGATGGAAGCGAAGTTGAAGCCCAGCAgcctgtttgttttggggtCACACTTGCCATCAGGTGTAGCACTTCTAACTAAATGGAGCGGCCATTTTTTTCTGGACATCTGCCCATTTCGTCCTTTAGCTGAACTCATACCTTgcagtaaaaaagtattttacatttattttctggcGCAGAGTATCGACAAACTCCTGATTTATCCATATGTCAGGAAAGAGGAGAAAGGATGTACTGCATTTTGTCTAAACCAGCCTTTACTAGGCATAGAGTCGTTTTGAACAGCGActcaaaattaatttagagCCACGAATGTTACGTGACTTTTTGGGAACTGATAGGaattttgttgttatttctatagaactgcagttttatttcttctggtaggttttaaaataaagaaaaacataaaacattgttaaaaaaaaaaaaaaagacagatacGTTTTCTGGGATGTtaatatttgtgtaaataatgaaaaaaaaacaccacatagATTCAAACCTAAAGACAatctaaaaaacacattttgttgtggaaattaATTGCAGTCATTCCATGACAAAAGAGTAAAAACTActaaaaacctgcatttgttaaACCATCTAGTCCAAAATGAAACCATACTCCCCACTGttaaacacggtggtggcagcgtcatgatTTGGGACAACAGAGCCAAAGAACTGAATCAAAAGGTGCTTCGACCAGGTTTTTTATTGCTTACATTTTCCCACCCAACAGACTGGTCTGTTATCTAGATTGTACAGGATATGATGTCAAAGgaggaaaagtttgaaaaggaCTCATAATTATTTCACATCACACGAACCTGGTGTTTTTTACATGAGTGTGTGCTGTTCATATTCACACTAAAAGCACATCGACACTTTGAAGCAAAGCCTACAACTAAAAtgctaaatgtgttttcaacatTTAGCCGTGGTATGATATACGACAAACCTTTTCCAATATGTTTGGATCTATTTCGACATTCTCACAACGACTTTTATCGCCTGTAAATATGAGCGTGGCGGTTCTCCCAGGTATCTAAGCTAAATTCAGGGTgcgattttgttttttctgctattCTGTGAATAGTGGCTTGGTTTACGCTGCaatgttattaatttattagcTCCTGTTAGTCAGGTTCCGTGCCTCTCTGGTCGGTTTGGTTGCTTTTTGTCTCCACGGTCCGTTCCTCCATGACTGCTGTGGTCAGTGTGGTCCGCCTGCCTTCGCTCCCGTCTCCAGTGGGAAGTAGTGGGGTGGGGGTGTGTTTGCTCACCAAGGAGGAGAAATGTGAAACGTGTTTGTCTGCTGGTCAGTTTTTGAAGTGCTCTGCTTTTTTTACTGTCTGTCTTTGTTGTGTGCTCTCCTCTGCCCGCTGAGATGTCCATCTGGTCTCAACTGCTTGCGCAGTGTGCCACCTGCAGAAATCTGAGAGGTAAATTGCATGTGCATGccattctgtgtgtgtgtgtgtgtgtgtgtgtgtgtgtgtgtgtgtgtgtgtgtgtgtgtgtgtgtgtgtgtgtgtgtgtgtgtgtgcgtgtgtgtgtgtgggtgtgtgtgtgtgtccgttTGTTGTGTTGCATGTGTTGTGCTTCAGGGCTTCTGCTCGTTGAATATGCTCTGGCGGATTCTTGGAATAAACGCATATCGACCGAGtttatgcaactttttttttttcttttgctttctgtgCAAAAACAACTGGATTTAAACAAGAAAGTAAATGGTCACACCCCGTACTTTTCCACACTCTGTCATATTACAGACACACATtcaaagcatgttttttaatagaccaacaaaaagtagtgcataattgtgaagtggaaggaaaaggacaCATTGTTTTCTGCTATGTTTTCAGACGAAGGTCTGAAAACGTTGCATGAGTTGATATTGGTGTCTCTACCAGCGTAGCGACCAACTCGTTGTTGTTCCTATTCTTTGCGAAATACAGAAACTCCAGCCCTGTCAGATTGGATAGAGACAGACCGTGAACACCGTGTTTCAAGTTTTGCCGTGGACTTTCAGTTGGATTTatgtctgggctttgactgggcctttACAACACATGAATGGTCCCGATAGAAACATTGTGGACGTCTAGGGTCCTAGAAGGTGAACTTTTCTTCTACGCTTTTGCTGTGTcgccttgttttctttttgccactctCCCATTAAGGTCACATTAGTGGAGAGCACAGCTAATAGTCGTCCTGCCAGCAGGTCGTCTGTGGGAGTCTGCAGCTGCTACAGCGTTACcgtgggcctcttggctgcagCGCTGATTTAATGCCCCCCTCGCCCAGCCTGTTAGTTTAGCTGGACTGCTTCATTTTTGTTGTCTTATCCttttcatgtttgattttgGATTGAACAGAGCTCTGGAAGATGGttaaattttgaatattttttataaccTTGTCGTATATTTTGGAGGGTCAAAGTAAAGATACTTGAATGCAAATAAATCTTagatatttatttgcaaaagccTTTCAAAACTCCAGCTTCATTTCCTCTCTATGTAAGAATTATGCACTACTTGCAGTTTCTCtgtcacattaataaaataccTTGAGGTTTGTTGTAGCAAAATGTGACAGCAAtccaggggtgtgaatactttcgtGGGGGATTGTACACTAAGAGCTGGGAGTTTCTGCACCTTTAAGAAATGTGAAGCTTCCAGCTTTAAGgctcatgttgtttttttgtttatatcttCCAGGTGATGAAACGTACCAGGACATTTTCAGAGACTTTTCACACATGGCCTCCAATAACCCGGAGAAGCTCAGGCGCCGCAGTGCAGACCCTAAACCGTAACCGGCCATCACCCGTCCTTCTGTCCAGTTCCTCCTTTCACAGCCCtcaacccaaacacacacactttttttttttttttacacaaacgtAGAAAAGATTGAGCTCTGAGGCTTGCAAACATTTCTCTTTGGCTACCGTCCATATGTTGAGTTTAGCTGTTGGGGCCTGGATGTTCCCAACAGGGAACGCTTTGTGTGATCACGTCAGCGCAGAACAATCGGGTCCAAGTGGAAACACTGGAGCAGCTTTATGAGTCCAGCATGAGGTGTTTTTATCCCCCACAGAGCGACGCTCTGCCAAGAGATCctaattaaaaccagaaaatctgatttctttccTCTTAAGTTTGCTTCCCCCCTTTCTAAAATgggctgtttttttattcttcttttaatactgacttttttaaatgtttgttacaaagaaacagaaattttacaaaaagagcatttttattccaataaaataccATAAAATCTATGCAGTTGGCAGATTTCAACTTTACAAAAGACaatatttatgtgtattttgtctACATcgtgtgacatcatcatcaaatttgtatttgaccgaataaaacaaacagtgcGACCGTGCGTTTCGGTGTGAGAGCTTTTCTCGTGGAAGTCCACCAGAGGGCGACAATGCATGAGGCTGGGATATACACAGAACCAATAGTCACACAGATTACCTGTTTAATGTGATTAATCTGAGAGTCTGCAGCAGCTTTGAAtgctttatataaaaataaaaataccataatttgagtttattaaaaaatattcctgCTAAGTAAAAAGTTTTCACCTTTAAACAGTTGCCTTAACCAGCGTTAAGTATTATCCAAAAGCCTGTTTGGTCGCAGCAACCCTGCCAGTAACCAGCAGTTCATTGTGACCCAGATGTTCACCCAGCTGTTCCCAAGGCCAAACATATTTGGTGTTACAAAGGCATTCTTGGTTTATGGTTTACAGAGGTTCAGAGAGCACGTGCAAACAAAATGAGAGGGTCATCGAGAAGAGCGGATGAGAAAACAATCTTGTGCTCCAGCGGAGAAACTTCTGACAACACTGAGTCGCTAACAGTGAGCAGAACAGACGTTCATTCGCATGACTTAGTAATAATACGGAGTCATCGAAGTGGAAAACTGCAGCCTGGTCCAGGTTTGATGTGTGCTGTTTGgtataaaatcaacaaaaaagcattaagaaacaacttaaaatcttcacaaaaagacatttaaaacctGAGATTCTGCAATAAACCATTTATGAGCTAACTTCAGTcgatttcgttgcatacggggATTTCAAGGGTTGCTACCGACATCTTTTATACATTTCCTGCTGATAGactcagaaacaaaatgtgtttcagcACTTATTGCCCCAGCAATACTTGTTCACAGTAATGTTTTCTTGCTTCTTAATTTCTTTGTCAAGTAAGATGAAGATGCACATTCGCTGAAATGcattgggggtttttttctccactcCAACTCTGGCCTCTTTTCCTTATCCACAAGCTTTGGGTCTAATCCTCTCAGGTGTATTTATTAATAACACTCAGCTCACCTTTTGCAAACAAAGACGTTCCCCGATAAGATCACCGTTCTCTTTGTTCCGCGGTTTGATGGTTGAATTCAGGCGAGCAGCCGTCCTTCTGTACGAGCTCTAAATTCAAAGTCTCGCTGTTATCAACGAGGACGGGTCTCTGAGGAGGTGGAGGCTCCGCGCAGGAGAAATAGTGAGGCAGCGTGGTCATGGTCAAACTACCGAGGAGCACAAAAGAGCCGGCGACCACAAAGGAGGCCGTGTAGTTTCCTGTCATGTCTCTGAGCCAACCTGCAGCACCCAAAAATGGAGTCGTTTAGAGCTTTCCTTTCCCAGGGTGGAGTGGATAATCAACGTAATGCTTCAAtgaatttcaaaacaaaagttcaaatttcagaattttctcCAAAAGTTAAGAGTAcatgcttatatatatatatatatatatatatatatatatatatatatatatatatatatatatatatatatatacatatccTCACTAATATTGACTTGTATTAGGATTCATGCCCATAACTTATATTATCACAACTATAAGTGAAAGTGAAAGAGTTAGCAAATTGAGCATGAACCTTTGAACAGTGTGCCGTCTCATCCTGAGTAATTAAAACAGATTACACAAGAAGATGCTTTCATTAAGAAATAGTtcattaaaatatctaaaattatCTACTTAACAGCAGAAAGGAGttacagagctgctgttttcctCTATGAAACCAAACTGAGAGTCGTCTCCTCAAATTCTCTCCATTGTTTCTCTAAAACAATGTTAGAAATCTCAGATTAACCTAATCtcaagttaataaaaatgtctcaaaatagtttttttctcactACTTGTGTGcctctttttaaatgttattcatTGCGACTCAAATCAAATCTAACAAACAGGATAATTAGGTAATGCAAGGCAGATGGTTATAATGTCACAGTTCAATCCTTTAACTCATCCATAgaatattttatgcttttgaaTTACAAAGCAAGAACAATGCTAAAGCACACTCAGCATAATCAAATAGAGCAAACTTTGAAATTTCGGTAGTAGCTACTTTCAGGCTAACTTGTCTTTATGGGTTGATTGAACCTCTACAGGTGATCTTATCAAAAATACCAGTGCgatgagagctctggtggagccagctgcacatttaaaacaaaaacaaaccatcatcctcctgccacttcctgtcgtcgtcttcgtCTTTCTCGCTAGTTTCAACAGCCAGCTGTTGATGATGTGAATCGGGTGACGCGGAAAAAGTGTTttgatgcaacaaaaaaaaaaaaaacccgcaTCATCCTAGCGCACAAAACTTTGGTAACACTTTAATTTAGGgggtgtcaactttgcatttggtaaaaaaaatgacacttcTGATGCAAAGTTGCATAAAAACTttcattaaaagtccattaaaattgtcaactttgcattaaaagtgtcactaTTTAAAAGTgttgacactttatgacaacagtcgtaagcattcatgaagactcctttaTCTTCATGACGGGTGTTATGTCACCTTTACGACggtcttatgcacaccctgtCAAATGAAGTGTTACCAAAACTTTTAGTcaatagaaaatgtgttttttcgaAATAGGCGGGTTTCCATTAAGCGagtttattttcatgatttcaatttgcgcaattcTGCAGTTAATAGAAACTCAGCTGATGTTTTAGCTCTGTCCCCTTAGAGACACAGCTAAGAGCCAGTCACAGAGCTACTGGTGCCATTAATTTGGGTTTAGCTGCGTCTCCTTCATGGTCAGACATTGACTGACCTGTTGCTGTGTTTACATGTGTCTGTTTTCTGGACAGAATCACTGACACTGACAGCCACACACTTCCTGTACTGTCTCTGTTTCCTTTCCGACAGAAATGACTGAGATCTTTATGCTTCAGCTGTCTGTGGACCTGTTTGTCTTGCTCGGTGGCTTGCGATGACAGTTGGTGTTAATTGTTGTGATGAATTGGTGAACTCTTACCTGACAGCGGAGTACCCAGCAGTCCTGCACAGCTCTCTATCAGCTGCAGGAGCCCAAGGCCTCCCATCATGCGCTCCACGCCCATGATCATCGGCACCACAGCAAACACCATGGAGGTCAAAGCGCCGGAGCAGAAACCGTAGAGAAGGCTGATCACAATCATTACAGTGTAGGAGCGCGTCAAGGAGCTCACGGGCAGCAGCATGATGAACACTCCCGCCAAAAATGACCACAAGGTCAGCAGATGCACCACCCGAAAGCGCCCCAAGTCCGAGAACCAGCCTGAGGCAATTCGGCCAAAAATGTCTGTGATGCCTGCAGCTGACATAATGAATGCCGCTCGGTACTCAGAGAAGCCCACCTGGCGGCTGTGGGCCACCAGGTGGAAATATGGCACAAAGTAGCCAAAGTTTAAAAGAGTTACACCTAAGGCGTAGGTGAGATACGGCCTCTCACAAAGCAGCGACACCTCCAGGTAGGAGGAGACTCTCTGCAGGAGGTCAGGCTGTGATGATCTGCTCTGTGAGTCCACCTGCAGAGACAAATAACTAATCACTGACAAAATTCACCATTTCTACTCAATTCTTCAATTAACGCAAACCTTAAActtagggctggacaataaatctaTGTGCGacccagaaccgcacagcattctggggcaTGTAGGCAGAAGAAAGACTTTACCCGCTCCACCTGTCAAGGCGAGCTAAGCTGGTTTGTTGACAtgaactcactcattctttggttacctagcaacaactcactcattctttggttgcctagcaacaactcactcattctttggttacctagcaacaactcactcattctttggttacctagcaacaacttgttgaatACCTTGTTtaagcagcagtttcaggtttcaccaacATGCCACctagctgcttaaaaataaaaaccaaagacTTTGAATGGAAACtatgaataaaacaggaaagctcacgccaccagtttggctttattttagaaatttaaaacaagaaactaatccataattatcaatatcgactGATCTGAAATCCTTATATCGTGATagtgtttttcagccatatcgtccAGCCCTA from Xiphophorus maculatus strain JP 163 A chromosome 14, X_maculatus-5.0-male, whole genome shotgun sequence includes:
- the slc16a13 gene encoding monocarboxylate transporter 13 translates to MANGKLKSQSQGDGAEGPDGGWGWVLVVAMFVSTSLVFGLMRSLGIFFVEFVQYFEESAQAISWISSIGLAAQQFFSPLGAALCNAYNARLVVMTGGFLSGLGLILASQATCLVHLYLSMGVLSGLGWGLVFTPMVATVMANFTRRRALAVGLGFSSIGLSSFAFNPLFLLLVETYTWRGALLILGGLSLNIMACGALIRPECLSKASTKVDSQSRSSQPDLLQRVSSYLEVSLLCERPYLTYALGVTLLNFGYFVPYFHLVAHSRQVGFSEYRAAFIMSAAGITDIFGRIASGWFSDLGRFRVVHLLTLWSFLAGVFIMLLPVSSLTRSYTVMIVISLLYGFCSGALTSMVFAVVPMIMGVERMMGGLGLLQLIESCAGLLGTPLSGWLRDMTGNYTASFVVAGSFVLLGSLTMTTLPHYFSCAEPPPPQRPVLVDNSETLNLELVQKDGCSPEFNHQTAEQRER